One Desulfovibrio fairfieldensis genomic window carries:
- a CDS encoding Hpt domain-containing protein, giving the protein MSEEVLDWKEAIARVLNKRDLYVKLLQKFIETERDSPAKVEQALKNGDTETARQLVHSTKGAAANLGAKALAAAALELEMAIKAGADTGPAMNHFDSAVTDTLVTMSAFMSQ; this is encoded by the coding sequence ATGAGCGAGGAAGTTCTGGATTGGAAGGAAGCCATTGCCCGCGTGCTCAACAAACGCGACCTGTACGTCAAGCTGTTGCAAAAATTCATTGAGACGGAGCGGGACAGCCCGGCCAAGGTGGAACAGGCCCTGAAAAACGGCGATACGGAAACCGCCCGCCAGCTGGTGCACAGCACCAAGGGCGCGGCCGCCAATTTGGGGGCCAAGGCTCTGGCCGCCGCCGCTCTGGAACTGGAGATGGCCATCAAGGCCGGTGCGGACACAGGTCCGGCCATGAACCATTTTGACTCCGCCGTAACGGATACGCTGGTGACCATGTCGGCCTTTATGAGCCAGTAG